One window of the Enterobacter huaxiensis genome contains the following:
- a CDS encoding CidB/LrgB family autolysis modulator — MMANIWWSLPLTLVVFFAARKLAIRFKMPLLNPLLVAMVVIIPFLLLTGIPYERYFAGSKILNDLLQPAVVALAFPLYEQLHQIRARWKSIITICFIGSLVAMVTGTSVALLMGASPQIAASILPKSVTTPIAMAVGGSIGGIPAISAMCVIFVGILGAVFGHTLLNLMKIRTKAARGLAMGTASHALGTARCAEVDYQEGAFSSLALVICGIITSLIAPFVFPIILAVMG, encoded by the coding sequence TCGCAATTCGTTTCAAAATGCCGTTGCTCAACCCGCTGCTGGTGGCGATGGTGGTGATTATTCCTTTCCTGCTCCTTACCGGCATTCCCTACGAACGCTATTTCGCCGGGAGCAAAATTTTAAACGACCTGCTGCAGCCTGCCGTTGTGGCGCTGGCGTTTCCTTTATATGAACAGCTGCACCAGATCCGCGCCCGCTGGAAGTCCATCATTACCATTTGCTTTATCGGTAGCCTGGTGGCGATGGTTACCGGAACCTCGGTGGCGCTGCTGATGGGCGCGTCGCCGCAAATTGCGGCGTCTATCCTGCCGAAGTCCGTTACCACGCCTATCGCAATGGCCGTGGGCGGCAGCATCGGCGGTATTCCGGCCATCAGCGCCATGTGCGTGATCTTCGTCGGTATCCTGGGCGCGGTATTTGGCCATACCCTGCTGAATCTGATGAAGATCCGCACCAAAGCCGCACGCGGTCTGGCCATGGGCACGGCATCACACGCGCTGGGCACCGCGCGCTGCGCAGAGGTGGATTATCAGGAAGGGGCGTTTAGCTCGCTGGCGCTGGTGATCTGCGGGATTATCACCTCCCTGATCGCGCCGTTTGTGTTCCCGATTATTCTGGCGGTGATGGGCTAA
- the cdd gene encoding cytidine deaminase, producing MHPRFQTAFAQLAENLQSALAPVLADAHFPALLTAEQVATLKQAAGLDEDALAFALLPLAASCARADLSHFNVGAIARGVSGTWYFGGNMEFLGATMQQTVHAEQSAISHAWLRGEKALSAITVNYTPCGHCRQFMNELNSGLQLRINLPGREPHTLGDYLPDAFGPKDLEIKTLLMDAQDHGFALSGDDLSQAAITAANQSHTPYSKSPSGVALQCRDGRIFTGSYAENAAFNPTLPPLQGALNLLSLNGYDYPDIQRAILAEKADAPLIQWDATAATLKALGCTTIDRVLLA from the coding sequence ATGCATCCACGTTTTCAAACTGCTTTCGCCCAGCTCGCAGAGAATTTGCAATCAGCCCTGGCTCCGGTTCTGGCGGATGCACATTTCCCCGCCCTGCTGACGGCGGAGCAGGTCGCGACGCTTAAACAGGCAGCGGGACTGGACGAAGACGCGCTGGCTTTCGCACTCCTGCCGCTGGCCGCCTCCTGCGCCCGCGCAGATCTCTCCCACTTTAACGTCGGTGCGATTGCACGCGGCGTAAGCGGAACCTGGTACTTCGGTGGAAACATGGAGTTCCTGGGTGCGACGATGCAGCAAACCGTCCACGCCGAGCAGAGCGCCATCAGCCACGCCTGGCTGCGCGGTGAAAAAGCGCTGAGCGCCATCACCGTTAACTACACCCCGTGCGGCCACTGCCGCCAGTTTATGAACGAGCTGAACAGCGGCCTGCAGCTGCGCATCAATCTGCCGGGCCGCGAGCCGCACACGCTGGGCGACTATCTGCCGGATGCCTTCGGCCCGAAAGATCTTGAGATCAAAACGCTGCTGATGGACGCGCAGGACCACGGTTTCGCCCTGTCCGGCGATGACCTGAGCCAGGCCGCTATCACCGCCGCCAACCAGAGCCACACGCCGTACAGCAAATCACCGAGCGGCGTGGCGCTGCAGTGCCGCGATGGCCGCATCTTCACCGGCAGCTATGCGGAGAACGCCGCGTTCAACCCGACGCTCCCGCCGCTGCAGGGCGCACTCAACCTGCTGAGCCTGAACGGCTACGACTATCCTGATATCCAACGCGCAATTTTGGCCGAAAAAGCCGATGCACCGCTGATCCAGTGGGACGCTACCGCCGCCACGCTGAAAGCGCTGGGCTGCACGACAATTGACCGCGTGCTGCTTGCCTGA